The Paraburkholderia sp. SOS3 genome includes a region encoding these proteins:
- the ehuC gene encoding ectoine/hydroxyectoine ABC transporter permease subunit EhuC codes for MNHWSGYLLLIAKGAQMTVELTVLGIALALVAAFVAGLARVSRFSAVRALAIAYIEFFRGTSVFVQLFWAYFVLPMAGFDVTPLQAGVLALGLNVGAYAAEVVRGAVQAVSGDQRQACVALNLSRYQAMRHVILPQALPLMIPTFGNNAIELLKGTAVVSLISLGDMTFQAQVVRSQTGNTLIPFTTILALYFVMSWLITFGMRRLERRVSFGLDGMRR; via the coding sequence ATGAACCACTGGTCCGGATATCTGCTGCTGATCGCGAAAGGCGCGCAGATGACCGTCGAGCTCACGGTGCTCGGCATCGCGCTTGCGCTGGTCGCGGCATTTGTCGCGGGGCTCGCGCGCGTGTCGCGGTTTAGCGCGGTTCGTGCACTGGCGATCGCGTACATCGAATTCTTTCGCGGCACATCCGTTTTCGTGCAGCTGTTCTGGGCTTACTTCGTGCTGCCGATGGCCGGCTTCGACGTGACGCCGCTGCAGGCCGGCGTACTCGCGCTCGGCCTGAACGTCGGCGCCTATGCAGCCGAAGTCGTACGCGGCGCGGTTCAGGCCGTCAGCGGCGATCAGCGGCAAGCATGTGTCGCGCTCAATCTGTCGCGCTACCAGGCGATGCGCCACGTCATTCTGCCGCAAGCGCTGCCGCTGATGATTCCGACCTTCGGCAACAACGCAATCGAGCTGCTGAAGGGCACCGCTGTCGTCTCGCTGATCTCGCTCGGCGATATGACGTTTCAGGCGCAAGTGGTGCGTTCGCAAACGGGCAATACGCTGATTCCGTTCACGACGATCCTCGCGCTCTATTTCGTGATGTCGTGGCTCATCACGTTCGGCATGCGCCGGCTCGAACGGCGCGTCAGTTTCGGCCTCGACGGCATGCGGAGGTAA
- the ehuB gene encoding ectoine/hydroxyectoine ABC transporter substrate-binding protein EhuB: MIKRKALLTTALLSALLSTLSAAGAAHADDARLDQLKKQGFARIAIANEPPFTAVSPDGKVTGAGPDVARAVFKKLGVNDIVASISEYGAMIPGLQVGRHDAIAAGLFMTPQRCAAVAYSEPVLCAVEAFAIKKGNPKGIRSYEQIATDGKTVLGVEGGTTEQKLAMAAHVPNERLIIVPDGQSGLKMLQDGRIDAFALPGLSISQLLAKANDPNLEELAPIQNTPVQCDGVAFRKQDTALRDQFDVELKKLKDSGEFAKIVEPYGFSAKAAMSTTRAKLCAAKQ; this comes from the coding sequence ATGATCAAACGCAAAGCACTTCTGACCACGGCGCTGCTGTCGGCCTTGCTGTCGACGCTGTCCGCCGCAGGCGCCGCCCATGCCGACGACGCCAGGCTCGACCAGCTGAAAAAGCAGGGCTTCGCACGCATCGCAATCGCAAACGAGCCGCCGTTTACCGCGGTATCGCCCGACGGCAAGGTGACAGGCGCGGGCCCCGACGTCGCGCGTGCGGTGTTCAAAAAGCTCGGGGTCAACGATATCGTCGCCTCGATTTCCGAATACGGCGCGATGATTCCGGGCCTGCAGGTCGGGCGTCACGATGCGATCGCCGCTGGCCTCTTCATGACGCCACAGCGCTGCGCGGCCGTCGCGTACTCCGAGCCGGTGCTGTGCGCGGTCGAAGCCTTCGCGATCAAAAAGGGCAACCCGAAAGGGATCAGGAGCTACGAGCAGATCGCGACCGACGGCAAGACCGTGCTCGGCGTCGAAGGCGGTACGACCGAGCAGAAGCTTGCCATGGCCGCGCATGTGCCGAACGAGCGACTCATTATCGTGCCGGACGGGCAAAGCGGCCTGAAGATGCTGCAGGACGGCCGCATCGATGCATTCGCGCTGCCGGGGCTGTCGATCAGCCAGCTGCTTGCGAAGGCGAACGACCCGAACCTCGAGGAACTCGCGCCGATCCAGAATACGCCCGTGCAATGCGACGGCGTAGCGTTCCGCAAGCAGGACACCGCGCTGCGCGACCAGTTCGACGTCGAACTCAAGAAGCTCAAGGACTCGGGCGAATTCGCGAAGATCGTCGAGCCGTACGGCTTCTCCGCGAAGGCGGCGATGTCGACGACGCGCGCGAAGCTGTGCGCCGCGAAGCAATAA
- the ehuA gene encoding ectoine/hydroxyectoine ABC transporter ATP-binding protein EhuA, with translation MPATQATTGECRATKPLIRMDGVTKRYGALTVLDGLSLDVMPGEKLALIGPSGSGKTTILRILMTLETINEGRIEVDGDVLYDVPRGAPLKPADEKHLQRMRQKTGMVFQHFNLFPHKSVLENITLAPILTKGESRANAEKRARELLDMVGLADKADARPVQLSGGQKQRVAIARALALAPKIMLFDEVTSALDPELVEEVLNVMQRLARETDMTMLLVTHEMGFAHEFADRVLFFDKGRIVEEGKPDDIFRHPKHERTQSFLRKILAAGHRV, from the coding sequence ATGCCGGCAACACAGGCGACCACCGGGGAGTGCCGCGCGACGAAGCCGCTGATCCGCATGGACGGCGTCACGAAACGCTATGGCGCGCTGACGGTACTCGACGGTTTGTCGCTCGATGTGATGCCCGGCGAGAAGCTGGCGTTGATCGGCCCGTCGGGTTCCGGCAAGACGACGATCCTGCGCATTCTGATGACGCTCGAAACGATCAACGAAGGCCGCATCGAAGTGGACGGCGACGTGCTGTACGACGTCCCGCGCGGCGCGCCGCTAAAGCCGGCCGACGAAAAACACCTGCAGCGGATGCGCCAGAAAACGGGCATGGTCTTTCAGCATTTCAATCTGTTCCCGCACAAGAGCGTGCTCGAAAACATCACGCTCGCACCGATCTTGACCAAGGGCGAAAGCCGCGCGAACGCGGAAAAACGCGCGCGCGAACTGCTCGATATGGTGGGCCTCGCCGATAAGGCCGATGCGCGGCCGGTGCAGCTGTCGGGCGGCCAGAAGCAGCGCGTCGCCATCGCGCGGGCGCTGGCACTGGCGCCGAAGATCATGCTGTTCGACGAGGTGACGTCGGCCCTCGACCCTGAACTCGTCGAGGAAGTGCTCAACGTGATGCAGCGTCTCGCGCGCGAGACCGATATGACGATGCTGCTCGTCACGCATGAAATGGGCTTCGCACACGAGTTCGCCGACCGCGTGCTGTTCTTCGATAAAGGACGCATCGTCGAAGAAGGCAAACCCGACGACATCTTCCGTCATCCGAAGCATGAGCGGACCCAGTCGTTTCTGCGCAAGATTCTGGCGGCCGGCCATCGCGTCTGA
- the doeA gene encoding ectoine hydrolase DoeA (DoeA (degradation of ectoine A) is also called EutD (ectoine utilization D).) encodes MATGTQQSAGDAGRLISDDRLPFERSEYDVRIAKTRRAMQMAGIELLIVSDPTNMAWLTGYDGWSFYVHQCVLLALEGEPVWFGRGQDANGALRTVFMRRENIVGYPDHYVQSTERHPMDYLAREVIGARGWQAKRIGVEMDNYYFSAAAYGSLVQNLPNAKWHDATGLVNWQRAVKSPREIEYMRVAARIVEKMHAHIVEKIEPGMRKSDLVAEIYSTGIRGVAGHGGDYPAIVPLLPTGADAAAPHLTWDDTPFAKDAGTFFEIAGCFRRYHCPQSRTVYLGKPPRHFIEGERAVVEGIEAGLAVAKPGNTCEDIAHAFFAVLRKAGIEKNSRCGYPIGASYPPDWGERTMSLRPGDKTVLEPGMTFHFMPGLWLDDWGLEITESILITDSGVETFCNTSRKLFVKH; translated from the coding sequence ATGGCCACTGGAACGCAGCAGTCAGCCGGCGACGCAGGCCGGTTGATATCCGACGATCGCTTGCCGTTCGAGCGTTCCGAATACGACGTGCGAATCGCGAAGACGCGCCGCGCGATGCAGATGGCGGGCATCGAGCTGCTAATCGTCAGCGACCCGACCAACATGGCGTGGCTTACCGGCTACGACGGCTGGTCGTTCTACGTGCACCAGTGCGTGCTGCTCGCGCTCGAAGGCGAGCCCGTCTGGTTCGGCCGCGGTCAGGACGCAAACGGCGCGTTGCGCACGGTCTTCATGCGGCGCGAGAATATCGTCGGTTATCCCGATCATTATGTGCAGTCGACCGAGCGCCATCCGATGGACTACCTCGCGCGCGAAGTCATCGGCGCGCGTGGCTGGCAGGCAAAGCGTATCGGCGTCGAAATGGATAACTACTATTTCAGCGCCGCCGCGTACGGTTCGCTCGTGCAGAACCTGCCGAACGCGAAATGGCACGACGCAACAGGGCTCGTGAACTGGCAGCGCGCCGTGAAGTCGCCGCGTGAGATCGAATACATGCGTGTGGCTGCACGCATCGTCGAGAAGATGCATGCGCATATCGTCGAGAAGATCGAGCCGGGCATGCGCAAGAGCGATCTCGTCGCGGAGATCTATTCGACCGGCATCCGCGGCGTGGCAGGCCACGGCGGCGACTATCCGGCCATCGTGCCGCTGCTGCCGACGGGCGCCGACGCGGCCGCGCCGCATCTGACGTGGGACGACACGCCGTTTGCGAAAGACGCCGGCACGTTCTTCGAAATCGCAGGCTGCTTCAGGCGCTATCACTGCCCGCAGTCGCGCACCGTGTATCTGGGCAAGCCGCCGCGGCATTTCATCGAAGGCGAGCGTGCGGTCGTCGAAGGCATCGAGGCCGGGCTCGCCGTGGCGAAGCCGGGCAATACGTGCGAAGACATCGCCCACGCGTTCTTCGCGGTGCTGCGCAAGGCCGGCATCGAAAAGAACAGCCGCTGCGGCTACCCGATCGGCGCGAGCTATCCGCCGGACTGGGGCGAGCGCACGATGAGCCTGCGTCCCGGGGACAAGACGGTCCTCGAACCGGGCATGACGTTCCACTTCATGCCGGGGCTGTGGCTCGACGACTGGGGGCTCGAAATCACGGAAAGCATCCTGATTACCGATAGCGGCGTCGAGACGTTCTGCAATACGTCGCGCAAGCTGTTCGTGAAGCACTAG
- a CDS encoding alcohol dehydrogenase family protein — MLPKTMKAIVLTAHGGLDKLVYRDDVPVPACAAGDVLIEVTACGLNNTDVWVREGAYGTDDDPNAVSTWRRGRSTLSFPRIQGADIVGRIVAVGGGVDPSRLGERVMVDASIYNRDDESLADIDYIGHGRDGGYAEYAAVPAANAHRVEVGFSDAELATFWCAYHTGEQMLERAAVAAGDNVLITGASGGVGSGIIQLCRARGAVPYAVVGAGKEDAVRRLGAQGVMLRDSKDFIADVKAMMGNQPVDVVADLVGGAMFAHLLNVLRPEGRYTTAGAIAGPVVQLDLRTMYLKHLQLNGSSQGTRASFKRVLDHIESGRIKPVLAATYPLSQFHEAQRRFMSKSFVGNIVVIPDRHYSAERAA; from the coding sequence ATGCTTCCGAAGACCATGAAAGCGATCGTGCTGACGGCGCACGGCGGGCTCGACAAGCTCGTCTATCGCGACGATGTGCCGGTCCCCGCATGCGCGGCCGGCGACGTGCTGATCGAAGTGACCGCATGCGGCCTGAACAACACGGACGTCTGGGTGCGCGAAGGCGCGTACGGCACCGACGACGATCCGAACGCAGTATCGACATGGCGACGCGGCCGGTCGACGCTGTCGTTCCCGCGCATTCAGGGCGCGGACATCGTGGGCCGCATCGTCGCGGTGGGCGGCGGCGTGGATCCGTCGCGTCTCGGCGAACGCGTGATGGTCGATGCGTCGATCTATAACCGCGACGACGAGAGCCTCGCCGATATCGACTATATCGGCCATGGCCGCGACGGCGGATATGCCGAGTACGCGGCCGTGCCTGCCGCGAACGCGCATCGCGTCGAGGTCGGCTTTTCGGATGCGGAACTCGCGACATTCTGGTGTGCGTATCACACGGGCGAGCAGATGCTCGAGCGCGCGGCGGTCGCGGCCGGCGATAACGTGCTGATTACCGGCGCATCGGGTGGCGTCGGTTCGGGCATCATCCAGCTTTGCCGTGCGCGCGGCGCCGTGCCGTATGCGGTCGTGGGGGCCGGCAAGGAAGACGCGGTGCGGCGTCTCGGCGCGCAAGGCGTGATGCTGCGCGACAGCAAGGATTTCATCGCGGACGTGAAGGCGATGATGGGCAACCAGCCGGTCGACGTGGTCGCGGATCTGGTCGGCGGTGCGATGTTTGCGCATCTGCTCAATGTGCTAAGGCCCGAAGGCCGTTACACGACAGCGGGCGCGATCGCGGGTCCGGTCGTGCAGCTCGATTTGCGCACGATGTACCTCAAGCATCTGCAATTGAACGGGTCGTCGCAGGGCACGCGTGCGTCCTTCAAACGCGTGCTCGACCATATCGAAAGCGGCAGGATCAAGCCGGTGCTCGCCGCGACCTATCCGTTGTCGCAGTTTCATGAAGCGCAGCGCCGCTTTATGTCGAAGTCGTTTGTCGGCAATATCGTGGTGATTCCCGATCGTCATTATTCGGCCGAGCGGGCGGCCTGA
- a CDS encoding hydroxyquinol 1,2-dioxygenase, translated as MSNNPALPNVDVVSSEPDPSTGYRTFTLGDFEFSRDAYFATIGWHANGARRTHQMRVDDFLRAMMRDVAWDFFYGWVNFDDVIGTRNHYGSVDLFAGAYNASYRTARIDHTQRFGTPQILATFKAILRDWVNEGFDPFAAPEETGSAFGTKRGDNLAAIERRRIGTTRMPGMPGDSPLRDALPINRQFADIAQDEPEIHAQPGFEGQLHAFNLFRYLSRSDVTWNPSVTSVCGHSLFCPTTEEFMLPVFHGNDRVEWFLQLSDQIVWDIADKNTGEPRARITMNPGDIAAMPADIRHKGYSPKRSMLLVWENVTPGLHERYECGELPPHPIRF; from the coding sequence ATGAGCAACAACCCCGCTTTGCCCAATGTCGATGTCGTTTCGAGCGAGCCCGACCCGTCCACCGGCTATCGCACATTCACGCTCGGCGATTTCGAGTTCAGCCGCGACGCGTACTTCGCCACGATCGGGTGGCACGCGAACGGTGCGCGCCGTACCCATCAGATGCGCGTCGACGACTTTTTGCGCGCGATGATGCGCGACGTCGCGTGGGACTTTTTCTACGGCTGGGTCAATTTCGACGACGTGATCGGCACGCGCAACCACTACGGCAGCGTCGACCTGTTTGCGGGCGCGTACAACGCGAGCTATCGGACCGCGCGCATCGACCACACGCAGCGCTTCGGCACGCCGCAGATCCTCGCCACCTTCAAGGCCATCCTGCGCGATTGGGTCAACGAAGGCTTCGACCCATTTGCCGCGCCAGAGGAAACAGGCTCCGCGTTCGGCACGAAGCGCGGCGACAACCTCGCAGCCATCGAGCGCCGGCGGATCGGCACGACGCGCATGCCGGGCATGCCCGGCGATTCGCCGCTGCGCGACGCCTTGCCGATCAATCGCCAGTTCGCCGATATTGCGCAGGACGAACCGGAAATTCACGCGCAGCCCGGCTTCGAAGGGCAACTGCATGCCTTCAATCTGTTCAGGTATCTTTCGCGCTCCGATGTCACATGGAATCCGTCGGTGACATCGGTGTGCGGGCATAGCCTTTTTTGCCCGACCACCGAGGAATTCATGCTGCCGGTCTTCCACGGCAACGACCGCGTCGAATGGTTCCTGCAGCTATCGGATCAGATTGTCTGGGACATCGCCGACAAGAATACCGGTGAGCCGCGCGCCCGCATCACGATGAACCCGGGCGACATTGCCGCCATGCCGGCCGATATTCGCCACAAGGGCTATTCGCCGAAGCGCTCGATGCTGCTCGTGTGGGAGAACGTCACGCCCGGCTTGCACGAGCGCTACGAATGCGGCGAACTGCCGCCGCATCCGATCCGGTTTTGA
- a CDS encoding hydroxyquinol 1,2-dioxygenase, whose translation MQQRTWLASLDNYQKGTIETVNGSAAHFAMSNVFEVASGALPYEKVVVGRNLDYVIEVLRAHRTSAWFAAAHDEFAIVLDGTVDVQFVKAVKAPLVEPSTQGSVRFDDEPQGQSMGYVRLRRGHQALLPAGAAYRFVAANDGVLLLQTMLGQHSVQKWAEICIR comes from the coding sequence ATGCAACAACGGACGTGGTTAGCCAGTCTCGACAATTATCAAAAAGGAACGATCGAAACCGTCAACGGCAGCGCGGCGCACTTTGCGATGTCCAATGTCTTCGAAGTCGCGAGCGGCGCGCTTCCGTACGAAAAGGTCGTCGTCGGCCGCAACCTCGACTACGTGATCGAGGTGCTCAGAGCGCATCGCACATCCGCATGGTTCGCCGCAGCACATGACGAGTTCGCGATCGTGCTCGACGGCACGGTCGACGTACAGTTCGTCAAAGCGGTCAAAGCGCCGCTCGTCGAACCGTCTACGCAGGGCAGCGTGCGTTTCGATGACGAACCGCAAGGGCAATCGATGGGCTACGTGCGCCTGCGGCGCGGACATCAGGCGTTGCTGCCAGCCGGCGCGGCCTATCGCTTCGTCGCCGCGAACGACGGCGTGCTGCTACTGCAGACGATGCTCGGACAGCACTCGGTGCAGAAGTGGGCCGAGATCTGCATCCGATAA
- a CDS encoding porin, translated as MKKNAAFGVLALLLASAAHAQSSVTLYGRIDSGIEYMNGVPAGSGPNGAANRESSRFRAESGDWGTSLWGLKGSEDLGNGYAAVFHLEGAFSTTTGAGSTDGLFDRYATVGIASERFGTLLLGRELFISNGVWDFDPFGQSNWSSASLVRGRNWLHSSNTISFQTPKFSGFDAFGQYALSNATNFNGNGTTPQGRWAGLQLTYTTAHVQVRGIYDEIRDAQNGLLDDPFTASREYTAAVNLFFGPFKIQGAYQAIRTSGAPATAGVSPTTLDHEWGGVTWQISPAAALIAAVYHVNANKGAGNATLYSVGGSYNLSKRTLLDFQVATVQNSSTANFGLNANNAGNTVATDNPLVGHSQSGVYAGIQHSF; from the coding sequence ATGAAAAAGAACGCGGCATTCGGCGTTCTCGCTTTGCTTCTCGCATCGGCTGCTCACGCGCAGTCTTCCGTCACGTTGTATGGCCGGATCGACTCCGGCATCGAGTATATGAACGGCGTGCCGGCCGGCTCAGGTCCCAACGGTGCCGCTAACCGCGAGTCGTCGCGGTTTCGCGCCGAGAGCGGCGACTGGGGCACGAGCCTGTGGGGCTTGAAGGGCTCAGAAGACTTGGGCAATGGTTATGCCGCGGTGTTTCACCTCGAAGGCGCGTTCAGCACGACGACCGGCGCGGGCAGCACCGACGGCCTCTTCGATCGCTACGCAACGGTCGGTATTGCAAGCGAGCGCTTCGGTACGCTGCTGCTCGGCCGCGAGCTGTTTATCTCGAACGGGGTATGGGACTTCGATCCGTTCGGGCAGTCGAACTGGTCGTCGGCGTCGCTCGTGCGTGGCCGCAACTGGCTGCATTCGAGCAACACGATCTCGTTCCAGACGCCGAAGTTCTCGGGCTTCGACGCATTCGGACAGTACGCGCTCTCGAATGCGACGAACTTCAACGGCAACGGTACGACGCCGCAAGGCCGCTGGGCGGGGCTGCAGCTGACCTATACGACGGCTCATGTGCAGGTGCGCGGCATCTACGACGAGATTCGCGATGCGCAAAACGGTCTGCTCGACGATCCGTTCACTGCGTCGCGCGAGTACACGGCGGCGGTCAACCTGTTCTTTGGGCCGTTCAAGATTCAAGGCGCGTATCAGGCAATCCGTACCTCCGGTGCGCCGGCCACCGCGGGCGTATCGCCGACCACGCTCGATCACGAATGGGGCGGCGTGACGTGGCAGATCTCGCCGGCGGCTGCGCTCATCGCAGCCGTGTATCACGTGAACGCGAACAAGGGCGCAGGCAACGCGACGCTTTATTCGGTCGGTGGCAGCTACAACCTGTCGAAGCGGACCCTGCTCGACTTCCAGGTCGCGACGGTGCAGAACAGCAGCACGGCGAACTTCGGCCTGAACGCGAACAATGCGGGCAATACGGTCGCAACGGATAACCCGCTCGTCGGACATAGCCAGTCGGGCGTGTACGCCGGCATCCAGCATTCGTTCTGA
- a CDS encoding MFS transporter, producing the protein MKEKARWLVIFFCFLAIAVNYIDRANLAVAAPHIMKELGIGPAGMGLLLSGFFWTYAVMQLPFGWFIDRIGARIALPLAVGWWSVFTAATAVASGFAAMFGCRLMLGAGEAGAYPSCAKLVSQWFARDERALATSIYDSGSRTGSALSLPIVAAIIAAWGWKASFVITGALGAVWILGWVALYREPAANAVFERRKPAAGTHAAQAGASSAGPAIRWSTLFRYRTVWGMMFGFFCLNFVIYFFITWFPSYLVEVRGFSLKSLGTLGTLPAIASIPGGWFGGWLSDALVKRGWSATAARKTCIVGGMLLSSVITLTAVVPGIYEMLALFAVAYGSLAAAAASIWSLPADVAPTPQHVASLAGIQNFASNLAGIALTTFTGIMLQLTKGSFTIPLVVAGVFCVLGAVNYLFIVGRVEPLDTKHADAIEQETYARHS; encoded by the coding sequence ATGAAGGAAAAGGCCCGCTGGCTGGTGATTTTCTTCTGCTTTCTGGCAATCGCGGTCAACTATATCGACCGCGCCAATCTCGCGGTCGCAGCGCCTCACATCATGAAGGAACTCGGCATCGGGCCGGCCGGCATGGGACTCTTGCTAAGCGGTTTTTTCTGGACCTATGCGGTCATGCAGTTGCCGTTCGGCTGGTTCATCGACCGCATCGGCGCGCGCATCGCGCTGCCGCTCGCGGTCGGATGGTGGTCGGTGTTTACGGCGGCGACGGCAGTGGCAAGCGGCTTTGCCGCGATGTTCGGCTGCCGCCTGATGCTCGGCGCCGGCGAGGCGGGCGCTTACCCGTCGTGTGCGAAACTCGTGAGCCAATGGTTTGCGCGCGACGAGCGGGCGCTTGCCACGAGCATTTACGACAGCGGCTCGCGCACGGGCTCCGCACTATCTCTGCCGATCGTTGCGGCAATCATCGCCGCCTGGGGATGGAAGGCATCGTTCGTGATAACCGGTGCGCTCGGCGCCGTGTGGATTCTCGGCTGGGTTGCGTTATATCGCGAGCCCGCTGCCAATGCCGTTTTCGAGCGACGCAAACCGGCTGCCGGAACCCACGCCGCGCAAGCCGGCGCTTCGTCTGCCGGGCCTGCGATCCGCTGGAGCACGCTGTTTCGCTACCGCACCGTGTGGGGCATGATGTTCGGCTTCTTCTGCCTGAACTTCGTTATCTATTTCTTTATCACGTGGTTCCCGAGCTATCTCGTCGAGGTGCGCGGCTTCTCGCTGAAGTCGCTCGGCACGCTCGGCACCTTGCCTGCAATCGCGTCGATTCCGGGCGGCTGGTTCGGCGGCTGGCTTTCCGATGCACTCGTGAAGCGCGGCTGGAGTGCAACCGCCGCGCGCAAGACCTGCATCGTGGGCGGCATGCTGCTCTCTTCGGTGATCACGCTGACCGCGGTCGTGCCGGGCATCTACGAGATGCTCGCGCTTTTCGCCGTCGCCTATGGCAGCCTCGCGGCCGCGGCGGCAAGCATCTGGTCGCTGCCCGCGGACGTTGCACCGACACCGCAACACGTCGCGTCGCTCGCGGGCATCCAGAACTTCGCATCGAATCTCGCCGGCATTGCGCTGACGACTTTCACGGGAATCATGCTGCAACTGACCAAAGGCTCGTTCACGATTCCGCTCGTGGTGGCCGGCGTATTCTGCGTGCTTGGTGCGGTGAACTACCTGTTTATCGTTGGCCGTGTGGAACCGCTGGATACGAAGCATGCCGACGCGATCGAGCAGGAAACGTACGCGCGCCATTCGTAA